Proteins encoded within one genomic window of Papio anubis isolate 15944 chromosome X, Panubis1.0, whole genome shotgun sequence:
- the MAGEB6 gene encoding melanoma-associated antigen B6: MPRGQKSKLRAREKRQETHGQPQGLTGPQATAEKQEESHSSSSSSHDCLGTRRRSSDASVPQESQGVSPTGSPDAVVSCLKSDVAAKGQDEKSASTSPKASIPQESQGVSPTGSPDAGISCSKSDVAAKGQDEKSASTSLEASIPQESRGASPTGSPDAGVSCSKSDVAVKGQDEKSLSTSPDASISQESQGASPTGFPDAGVSGSKYDVAAKGQDEESVRASQKAIIFKRLSRDPLKRKACALVQLLQEKFEKKESILKADMLKRVGKRYKHYFPEILNRTSERLAVAFGVELKEMDSSGESYTLVSKLGLSSEGILNDAKGLQKSGLLMSVLSVIFMKGNRATEEEVWEFLSYLGIYAGMTHPIYGDPQKLITEDLVQDKYVVYRQVCNSDPPHYEFLWGPRAHAETTKMRVLHVLAKSNNTSPGLHPHLYEDALMDEVERALRLRA; the protein is encoded by the coding sequence ATGCCTCGGGGTCAGAAGAGTAAGCTCCGTGCCCGTGAGAAACGCCAGGAGACCCATGGTCAGCCACAGGGTCTCACAGGTCCCCAGGCCACTGCAGAGAAGCAAGAAGAGTCCCactcttcctcatcctcttctCATGATTGTCTGGGGACTCGTCGTAGGTCTTCTGATGCCTCCGTTCCTCAGGAGTCTCAGGGAGTGTCACCCACTGGGTCTCCTGATGCAGTTGTTTCATGCTTAAAATCTGATGTGGCTGCTAAGGGCCAAGATGAGAAAAGTGCAAGCACCTCCCCCAAAGCCTCCATTCCTCAGGAGTCTCAGGGAGTTTCACCCACTGGCTCTCCTGATGCAGGTATTTCATGCTCAAAATCTGATGTGGCTGCCAAGGGCCAAGATGAGAAAAGTGCAAGCACCTCCCTTGAAGCCTCCATTCCCCAGGAGTCTCGGGGAGCTTCACCCACTGGCTCTCCTGATGCAGGTGTTTCATGCTCAAAATCTGATGTGGCTGTCAAGGGTCAAGATGAGAAAAGTCTGAGCACCTCCCCTGATGCCTCCATTTCTCAGGAGTCTCAGGGAGCTTCACCCACTGGCTTTCCTGATGCAGGTGTTTCAGGCTCAAAATATGATGTGGCTGCCAAGGGTCAAGATGAGGAAAGTGTAAGAGCCTCACAGAAAGCCATCATTTTTAAGCGCTTAAGCCGAGATCCTCTAAAGAGGAAGGCGTGCGCATTGGTGCAATTGCTGCAGGAGAAGTTTGAGAAGAAAGAGTCCATTTTGAAGGCAGATATGCTGAAGCGTGTTGGCAAACGTTACAAGCACTACTTCCCTGAGATCCTCAACAGAACCTCCGAACGTTTGGCGGTGGCCTTTGGCGTTGAATTGAAAGAAATGGATTCCAGCGGCGAGTCCTACACCCTTGTTAGCAAGCTGGGTCTCTCCAGTGAAGGAATTCTGAATGATGCTAAGGGGCTGCAGAAGTCGGGTCTCCTGATGTCGGTCCTGAGTGTGATCTTCATGAAAGGCAACCGTGCCACTGAAGAGGAGGTCTGGGAGTTCCTGAGTTATTTGGGGATCTATGCTGGGATGACACACCCAATCTATGGGGATCCCCAGAAGCTCATTACTGAAGATTTGGTGCAAGATAAGTACGTGGTTTACCGGCAGGTGTGCAACAGTGATCCTCCACACTATGAGTTCCTGTGGGGTCCACGAGCCCATGCTGAAACCACCAAGATGAGAGTCCTGCATGTTTTGGCCAAGAGCAATAACACCAGCCCTGGTTTACACCCACATCTGTATGAAGACGCTTTGATGGATGAGGTAGAGAGAGCATTGAGATTGAGAGCTTAA